The Bacteroidales bacterium DNA window ATTGTTGATTGTTTTCATCGGTTTCAATACACTGTATTTCCCCATGTTCATTCTTGGAATCATGGGAATGCCAAGAAGGTATTATGATTATCTGCCACAATTTGCTACACCCAATTACATTTCAACTATCGGATCATGGATACTGGGGGTAGGCTTGATTATCGTACTTGTCAATCTCTTCCGTGCAAAGAAAGCTTCACCTGAATTCATCGACAATCCATGGAATGGACGCACCCTGGAATGGGAAATTCAATCTCCTCCTTCCCTGGAAAACTTTGAAGAAATCCCGGTTATTGAACGCGGTCCTTATGACCTGAAAAAATAATAAACCTATGGAACAAAATTCAGCCATTCATGCTACTCATGAGCATTATGACCCAATAGGATCAAAGCTTGGAATGTGGCTATTCATATTTACTGAAATCCTCCTGTTCGGAGCCTTGTTTATCGTATATAGCGTATACAGGTACCGCCATCCTGTTGAGTTTCATCTTGCTCACCAGGAACTTAATGTATTTATCGGATTTGTTAACACTGTTATTCTTTTGATCAGCTCTGCTACCGTTGCTATGTCGATTACAGCCATGCAAAAAGGAGATAAAAAGATGACTTTAATCCTGCTTGGCATCACCCTAATCCTGGCTTTTGTCTTCCTGGTCAATAAATACTTTGAATGGGGTGCAAAGATCCATCATGGCATTTATCCAGGTTCAGAATTTCTACTCAGCCTCAGCCAGGGGGATATCCTGTTTTTTGGACTTTATTTCTTCATGACCGGATTACATGCCATACATATCATTGTGGGAATGGTATTGCTTGGATGGGTTTATGTGCGAGTCAAACAAAACAGGGTTAACCAGGAAAGGTATGTTTTTCTTGAAAACGGAGGGTTGTACTGGCACCTCGTCGACCTGATCTGGATTTTCCTTTTCCCGTTATTCTATCTAATTCATTGATGTTATGAGCGAAAACAATACACATATCTCAAGCTACGGCTCACACCTCATGGTGTTGTTGATCCTGATTTTGCTTACTATCCTTACTGTAACTATAACCAGTGTTCAATTGGGGGCATTCAACACCACTGCTGCCATGATTATTGCTTCAACAAAAGCAGCTATTGTGCTTCTTTACTTCATGCATCTAAAATTCGACGATAAGATCTTCAGGTTCATGGTTACTTTGGTTCTGGCCATCTATGCTGTCGTTATTGTAATAACTTTCTTTGACTACTTATACCGTTAAGCCTATGTATTCAGGATACTCAACCTTTGCTTCAAGTGTAGATACCGCATTTGTTTTCATCATTGGTATCTCAGCCATATTCCTAATAGGTATTACGGCAGCGATGATTTATTTCATCATAAAGTATAACAAGAAACGTCACCCTGTTGCAGAAGAAATTGAAGGCAGCACAAAGCTTGAAATCATCTGGACTGTTATCCCAACGATTCTTGTCATTATCATGTTCTTTCTTGGATGGCATGCCTATACACCCATGCGCAAAATCCCCAAAGATGCAATCAATGTTAAGGTTACTGCCCAAATGTGGAGCTGGCGCTTCGAATATGAAAACGGGAAAGTGACTGATACCTTAATTGTGCCGGTCGGGAAAAATATTGCGATGCAATTAAATGCTGTAGATGTTATCCATTCACTCTATATTCCTGACTTCCGTATCAAAGAGGACCTGGTTCCTAACAGGAAAAATGCGATGTGGTTCAATGCCCCAATACTTGGTACTTATGAACTATTCTGTACAGAGTATTGCGGACTGAGACATTCTTACATGATTACAGCTGTGAAGGTAATTCCGGTTGAGGAATATAACAAATGGTATGCTTCTGCACCTGCTAAACTTGATTCAGCTGCAGCCGCCGTGCCTGGTGCCTTAGGGAAACTGATTGTTCAGAGTAAAGCCTGTGTCGCCTGTCACACCGCTGATGGAACTAAGCTGGTTGGCCCTTCCTTTAAAGGAATCTATGGCCATAAAGTGACGGTTGAAACCAATGGTAAAGAAAGGGAAATTACTGTGGATGATGAATACATCAAACGGTCCATTCTAGAGCCTGAAGCTGATGTTGTAAAAGGCTTTGTAAAAGGACAAATGGTTTCCTATAAAGGTCAGCTCACTGATGAGGAAATCAAGCAGATCACAGAATATATAAAGTCACTTGGAGAAAAAGAATAAACCAGATTCATTCCTGAAGATAGTAAGCCAATTAGGCAAATTCAGAATATCAGCCCCGGTTGCTTTTACTACACTTACGGGATATATACTCAGCCACGGTTCCTTTGACCGTGGCATTATTTTACCTATTGTGGGAATTTTTCTGCTTGCCTGTGGTGCCTCAGCACTCAACCAGATCCAGGAAATGAAGATTGACCTGAGAATGCGCAGGACACAAAACAGGCCCCTCCCAGCGGGTAAAATCAGCCTGAACACTGCCTGGTTTGTGACGCTGTTTTTCTTTATCAGCGGAAGCCTTGTATTGCTTCTGGGACCAGGACTCCTGACCTTCCTGGTGGGAATCACTACCTTCATCTGGTACAATGCCATTTATACCCCTTTAAAGAAAATATCAGCTTTCGCAGCTGTCCCGGGATCAGTTGTTGGGGCCTTACCTCCCCTTGCCGGATGGGTTGCAGGAGGCGGTGAATTAAATGACTACAGGGCTTTGATACTTGGATTTTTCTTTTTTATCGGACAAATCCCTCATTTCTGGCTGCTGTTACTCAAATTCGGTGAGCAGTATGAAGATGCAGAATTACCCAGCTTAACACGAATATTTAATACCAACCAGATAAAACGGCTGACTTTCATCTGGATTGCAGCCATGGGAATGGTGGCACTGGCTATTCCTGCTTTCCAGATTACGTTGCAACTATGGACGGCCTACGTGATCACTATTTTATCACTGATCCTTGTGATTTACTTTGTCCCTTTACTCAATAGGAAAAAAGAATTCCGCGTAGGAAGGTCGTTCGTATATATCAATGTTTACTACCTGATTATCATGCTGATCATGATTTTCGACCACATAACGGTTTAATGTTTGACTGAAAAATTTACAATTCATAACAAAACCTTTAGCCATGGAATCTCATCACGACCCCGGAAAAAACATGTATTTCCCATCGAAGGAAATCGTCAGGAAAGCGAATGTTAAGGACTATGATAGCTTATACCAGAAATCTATAACCGACAGGGAAGGATTCTGGGCTGCTGAAGCAAAAAAACTGGATTGGTTTAAAAAATGGGATAAAGTACTGGACGATAGTCAGAAACCTTTCTATAAATGGTTTACCGGAGGAAAGATCAACATTATCCATAATGCCCTCGATAGGCATCAGAAGAATGCTACAAGGAACAAGTTAGCTATTATCTGGGAAGGCGAACCCGGCGACCTGAGAACCTTTTCTTATCATGCACTGGACCGGGAAGTTACCCGCTTTGCAAATGTATTGAAAGCAATGGGTGCCAGGAAAGGGGAAGTGATTACCATATATATGCCCCAGATTCCGGAGTTGATTGTGGCTATGCTGGCTTGTGCAAAAATTGGTGCTCCTCATAGTGTTGTATATGGAGGATTTTCAGTTGAAGCCCTTGCTGAAAGGATCGAAGATGCTAAAAGCAGGATATTAATCACTGCAGATGGCGGTTTCAGGAGAGGAAAACCAACACAGTTGAAAAAGATTGCCAATGAAGCCATGCAGCGTTCTGCAACTATTGAGGTTTGCATTGCTGTAAAACGCACCGGAGAAGAGTGTTACATGGAGAATGACAGGGATTTCTGGTATCACGACCTGATGGGAATGCCCATAGCGAATTCGGGATGCTGCACTGAACAGACTGATGCAGAAGACCCTCTTTTTATCCTCTATACTTCCGGAACCACAGGGAAACCTAAAGGATTAGTACATACTCATGGCGGATATGCAGTTTACACTGCTACCACCTATAAATATGTTTTCGATATAAAACCGGAAGACCGCTGGTGGTGTGCTGCAGATCCGGGATGGATAACCGGTCATAGTTACATCGTTTATGGTCCGCTGATCAATGGAGCTACCATCATGTTGTATGAAGGAGCGCCCAATCATCCGTATCCAAATCGCTGGTGGCAGATGGTTGAAAAGTATGGAATCAATATTCTTTACACCTCCCCTACTGCAATTCGCGGACTCATGCGTTTCGGGGCTTCATGGGCCGACCGGCACAATCTTAGTTCCCTTCGGCTTTTAGGTTCAGTAGGTGAGCCCATCAACCCTGAAGCCTGGAAGTGGTACTATGAAGTAATCGGGAAGAGTCGCTGTCCGATCATGGATACCTGGTGGCAAACTGAAACCGGGGGCTTTATGATTACACCTTTACCTATCACCCCTCTTAAACCCGGATCGGCAACCCTGCCATTTTTTGGTAATGAAATGGCTATTGTTGATGAACATGGCAATGAAGTGAAAACAGGAGAAGAAGGAACCCTTGTCATAAAGAATCCATGGCCTGGTATGGCTCGCACCATTTTAAATGACCCTGACCGCTTTGTTGAAAAATACTGGGAGAAATACCAGGAACAAGGCTGGTACCTTGCCGGTGATTCTGCACGGAAAGATGAAGATGGTTATTACTGGATCATTGGTCGAATTGATGATGTAATTAAGGTTAGTGGTTACCGCTTAGGTTCTGCTGAAATTGAAAGTGCACTGGTAAGTCACCCCGCAGTTTCAGAAGCTGCAGCTATTGGATTACCTGATGAACTTAGGGGAAACATTATCCACGCCACTGTTACCCTGAGGCAAAACTTTGCAGCCTCCCCTGCCCTTGCAGAAGAATTGAAAGGCCATGTAGAAAAAGAAATTGGTCCTATTGCCCGTCCCACATTCCTGGAGTTTACTGACGTACTTCCTAAAACCCGTTCAGGAAAAATAATGCGAAGGGTACTTAAAGCAAAAGCATTGGGACAGGAAACGGGAGATTTATCGACTTTGGAGGAGTGATTAATCCGATTCATTCCCCAATCGAACCTAAGATTCATTAATTTTGTTCTATAATTAAAAACCATCTGAAATGAGAAATTTTTTAATCCTGCTCTGTGTTGCTAGTCTGGCTATCTCCTGCACTTCTAACCAGGAAAAAGCAGCGGCTCCCACTGAAAAAGTAGCTGCTGTTGCAAACAAAACCATTACCCTGGCTGTGGAAGGTATGACCTGCACCGGATGCGAGAATACCATCAAAGAAGCCGTTGGCGGAGTTAGTGGAGTAGCTGATGTAGTTGCCTCACATACTGAAGGGTCGGCTGTTATCAAATTCGACTCTACACTTACTGATTTCAAAACCATCAGTGCTGCTATTACCGATGCCGGTTATGTTGTTAAAGGTGAAGCAGTTCCTCCTTCAGCGAACTAATACTTATTTAGTATAAAACCAAAGACAGCTACCCCGGTTAATGGGGCTGCTGTCTTTTTTTTTACATTCATTTCATTATTGAATATTGGTCCGGTATTTAAATAAGGTGAGTTCGATGTAAAGGATTACTTCAGATATATACATGTCGTTCAACGAATTTGGAATGGGAAGCTCGAATTTGATTTAAGAATGAAGATTAACGAATTTTTGGATTTGATTTAAGAATGAAGATTAACGAATTTGGAATTAGGAAGTAAGCACGATTTGATTTAAGAATGAAGATTAACGAATTTGGAATTGGGAAGTATGCACGATTTGATTTAAGAATGAAGATTAACGAATTTGGAATTGGAATTTGGAAGAATTTGGAAGTATGCACGATTTGATTTAAGAATGAAGATTAACGAATTTGGAATTTGGAAGTAAATCAGCAACGGTATATCTTATTCTCTTATTTACTTCTGAATTTTCTTACATCGAACTCACGTTAAATATTAACTGACAAATTAGCATATCATCTGACTCAGGATCAATTCTTGCAATCCCTGATCCTATGAAAACACAATATCCCATTAGCTTTGTTGCTGCAACTGACAGGCAACTACTTGATTCTTATTCTACTACCGTTAGCAGTGTTGTAAAAAGCACCTCACAGGCAGTAGTTCATGTGAAGGTTACCAAACGGGGAACAGATCCCCGTACCCGGCAACCCGTTGAACAAGCAGGTTCAGGATCCGGTTTTGTCATCTCATCAGATGGCTTTATCATTACAAACCATCATGTCATTGAAAATGCCCTGAATATTCAGGTAGCTTTCTCTGACGGACTCGAGATGAACGCATCTCTTATAGGAACGGACCCATCCTCAGATATAGCTGTCCTGAAAGTTTACGATGGAGACCTGAAACCATTGCAATTCTCAGATTCCGACCTTCTCGAACCGGGCCAGATTGCCATTGCCATTGGAAACCCTCTTGGATTACAACATACAGTTACAGCAGGTGTAGTAAGTGCTACAGGCCGTTCATTGAGGGCCAGCAATGGAAGATTGATTGATGATATCATACAGACAGATGCAGCACTGAATCCCGGTAATAGTGGCGGGCCTTTGGTGAATTCTGACGGGAAAGTGATTGGTGTAAACACAGCGGTTATTTCTTCTGCTCAGGGATTATGCTTTGCGGTATCATCCAACCTGGCAGCGGAAATTGCCGGCCAACTCATCCTGAAAGGAAAAGTTAGACGGGCCCAATTAGGAGTAGCGGCCCAGGGAGTAAAACTTAGCCAAAGAATTATCGGCGCTAACCAATTAAAATCACAGACTGGCGTTTATATATATGAAATCCTTAAGCTATCACAAGTCAATAACCAGGAATTACTGATTGGAGACATTATTGTTGAATTTAATGGACAGGTAGTTTCCAGCATAGATAATCTGCACAAATATCTGAAAGAAGAATTCATTGGCCAGCAGGTTGAACTCTCAATACTGAGAAACGGACGAAAGCAAACTTTAACCGCCATCCCGGGAGAGTTATTCTAGCTTATTCACATTCATATTCATTCTAATTATATATAAGTATATGTATTTTATATTAGATTTGTAAAAAATTTAATAAGTCCCCAAATGAAAGATAATAGATCGACCTTCCTACTCGGATTACTTGTTCTCATAACTTTTGCATTTACTGTTCCGCAGCTGTCAGCGCAATCAAAGGCTGATACCGCCAGCTATCCCTATTGGATTCAAATGATGCAGGACCCAAATGCGAACTTCTTTGAAACTCAGAAAGCATTCAACACTTATTGGCAGGATCGGACTGTCACTCGTGGCAGTGGCTGGAAACCTTTCAAGCGTTGGGAGTATTTTATGCATACCAGGGTAAATCCTGATGGAAGCCAACAATCCCCTGACCATGTGCAAAAAGCTTATAATGAATATATTCAGCGTAAGGATCAATCCACTTCTTTAGCTGGGAACTGGACCAGCCAGGGGCCATTTGTACTTCCTTCAGATAAAGGTTATAAAGGACTTGGACGAATCAATGCAATCGGATTCCATCCGACTGACCCAAATATAATTTATATAGGTGCTCCGGCAGGAGGATTATGGGTAACTACTGTAGGTGGGAATTCCTGGTCCACCACTACCGATATGTTGCCAACATTGGGAGTAAGTGCTATAGTGGTTGATCCCGTAAATCCTTCGATAATTTATATCGGGACCGGTGATCGTGATGCAGGGGATGCACCCGGTGTTGGAGTCATGAAAAGTACAGATAGTGGCCAAACCTGGAGTTCTGCTAATACAGGGATGGGAAATGTGATCATTAGCAAAATGTTGATTGACCCCAACAATAATTCTGTGATTTATGCAGCTTCCACTTCCGGTATGTATAAATCAACTGATGGAGCAGCAACCTGGACACGCAAGGCCATTGGTGGCTTTAAAGACCTGGTTTTCAAACCCAATAATCCATCAATACTATATGCAGCCCAGGGAGGATTATTTTTCCGCTCATTAGATGCAGGTGAAACCTGGAACCAGGTGAGCAATGGTATTGCAGCCGGAACCCGCGGAGTTTTAGCAGTTAGTCCTGCTGCACCTGAGATGGTATATTTTCTTTTGGCCAAAGGTGATAATGGTTTCAGGGGTTTATATCGCTCGACTGACGGAGGTTCAACCTTTACTGAGAGATCAGACTCTCCAAATATCATGGATTGGTCGTGTGAAGGAAGCGGTTCAGGAGGCCAGGCATGGTATGACCTTGCACTTGCAGCAGATCCTGTAAATCCGGATATAATCTATGCCGGGGGCGTTAATGTCTGGAAATCCACCAAT harbors:
- a CDS encoding cytochrome c oxidase subunit 3 family protein is translated as MEQNSAIHATHEHYDPIGSKLGMWLFIFTEILLFGALFIVYSVYRYRHPVEFHLAHQELNVFIGFVNTVILLISSATVAMSITAMQKGDKKMTLILLGITLILAFVFLVNKYFEWGAKIHHGIYPGSEFLLSLSQGDILFFGLYFFMTGLHAIHIIVGMVLLGWVYVRVKQNRVNQERYVFLENGGLYWHLVDLIWIFLFPLFYLIH
- a CDS encoding cytochrome C oxidase subunit IV family protein, producing the protein MSENNTHISSYGSHLMVLLILILLTILTVTITSVQLGAFNTTAAMIIASTKAAIVLLYFMHLKFDDKIFRFMVTLVLAIYAVVIVITFFDYLYR
- the coxB gene encoding cytochrome c oxidase subunit II — its product is MTTYTVKPMYSGYSTFASSVDTAFVFIIGISAIFLIGITAAMIYFIIKYNKKRHPVAEEIEGSTKLEIIWTVIPTILVIIMFFLGWHAYTPMRKIPKDAINVKVTAQMWSWRFEYENGKVTDTLIVPVGKNIAMQLNAVDVIHSLYIPDFRIKEDLVPNRKNAMWFNAPILGTYELFCTEYCGLRHSYMITAVKVIPVEEYNKWYASAPAKLDSAAAAVPGALGKLIVQSKACVACHTADGTKLVGPSFKGIYGHKVTVETNGKEREITVDDEYIKRSILEPEADVVKGFVKGQMVSYKGQLTDEEIKQITEYIKSLGEKE
- a CDS encoding protoheme IX farnesyltransferase; translation: MEKKNKPDSFLKIVSQLGKFRISAPVAFTTLTGYILSHGSFDRGIILPIVGIFLLACGASALNQIQEMKIDLRMRRTQNRPLPAGKISLNTAWFVTLFFFISGSLVLLLGPGLLTFLVGITTFIWYNAIYTPLKKISAFAAVPGSVVGALPPLAGWVAGGGELNDYRALILGFFFFIGQIPHFWLLLLKFGEQYEDAELPSLTRIFNTNQIKRLTFIWIAAMGMVALAIPAFQITLQLWTAYVITILSLILVIYFVPLLNRKKEFRVGRSFVYINVYYLIIMLIMIFDHITV
- the acs gene encoding acetate--CoA ligase → MESHHDPGKNMYFPSKEIVRKANVKDYDSLYQKSITDREGFWAAEAKKLDWFKKWDKVLDDSQKPFYKWFTGGKINIIHNALDRHQKNATRNKLAIIWEGEPGDLRTFSYHALDREVTRFANVLKAMGARKGEVITIYMPQIPELIVAMLACAKIGAPHSVVYGGFSVEALAERIEDAKSRILITADGGFRRGKPTQLKKIANEAMQRSATIEVCIAVKRTGEECYMENDRDFWYHDLMGMPIANSGCCTEQTDAEDPLFILYTSGTTGKPKGLVHTHGGYAVYTATTYKYVFDIKPEDRWWCAADPGWITGHSYIVYGPLINGATIMLYEGAPNHPYPNRWWQMVEKYGINILYTSPTAIRGLMRFGASWADRHNLSSLRLLGSVGEPINPEAWKWYYEVIGKSRCPIMDTWWQTETGGFMITPLPITPLKPGSATLPFFGNEMAIVDEHGNEVKTGEEGTLVIKNPWPGMARTILNDPDRFVEKYWEKYQEQGWYLAGDSARKDEDGYYWIIGRIDDVIKVSGYRLGSAEIESALVSHPAVSEAAAIGLPDELRGNIIHATVTLRQNFAASPALAEELKGHVEKEIGPIARPTFLEFTDVLPKTRSGKIMRRVLKAKALGQETGDLSTLEE
- a CDS encoding heavy-metal-associated domain-containing protein, with product MRNFLILLCVASLAISCTSNQEKAAAPTEKVAAVANKTITLAVEGMTCTGCENTIKEAVGGVSGVADVVASHTEGSAVIKFDSTLTDFKTISAAITDAGYVVKGEAVPPSAN
- a CDS encoding trypsin-like peptidase domain-containing protein; the protein is MKTQYPISFVAATDRQLLDSYSTTVSSVVKSTSQAVVHVKVTKRGTDPRTRQPVEQAGSGSGFVISSDGFIITNHHVIENALNIQVAFSDGLEMNASLIGTDPSSDIAVLKVYDGDLKPLQFSDSDLLEPGQIAIAIGNPLGLQHTVTAGVVSATGRSLRASNGRLIDDIIQTDAALNPGNSGGPLVNSDGKVIGVNTAVISSAQGLCFAVSSNLAAEIAGQLILKGKVRRAQLGVAAQGVKLSQRIIGANQLKSQTGVYIYEILKLSQVNNQELLIGDIIVEFNGQVVSSIDNLHKYLKEEFIGQQVELSILRNGRKQTLTAIPGELF